The following are from one region of the Heliangelus exortis chromosome 2, bHelExo1.hap1, whole genome shotgun sequence genome:
- the TGS1 gene encoding trimethylguanosine synthase, with product MVPEPQGRLVAELLLGAGEARSILCLCSRAFVEDRKLYKLGLKGFYVKGDNDSTGEEQASEEENHYPNGTTKGGTNHALDPEEVELDSEAELMKSMGLPLQFGGQSAHRDSVATENHRKRNNMKIVKKKKKKKNEFQQKHEEKMGQDQACGDCIQSVSAELALATELHENSSNPQAVNEGNCESSESLANEALPSELKGKWEKYWSEYGESLLWQGWLEKHQEVSLSEAATASEPWNSPDTREEWEQHYSELYWYYLEQFKYWTSQGWTTESSHGDNVEVNGVTQETGFLGKMDVVSPGAECSEVLSLELSPPKIRSEDTLPVSAEPHSEIISGICSLSLNLEEVEQSSAALTVAHQGLQEHGSSDSESQKEPCDGGTRKRSASCENKSINQSGSQGSCSLKSNDKEQLLLHNQDEDEDEEPPEYRHTKVKRSHELDVDENPVEDPEETCSVLGFKCGTGQKYGGIPDFTHRTVQYLEKKAKLRSKFLDMRKPRKSKNTHIFFTEESEMSCKKNKTLKKVEAFLKQVNKPEEEATSQTASLEGKVEASSSGSSDLEDQESIAASQVAAVNAENENPSSSSMAGCEPGRSNVEEEAQGVATSGCDGLDDGRKEHSFGRQLVPLDIPDYLQAETEDVSQVADEKIIAKKKEKKKRRRKKNALGTIPAEIAADPELAKYWAQRYRLFSRFDEGIKLDREGWFSVTPEKIAEHIAVRVSQSFNCDIIVDAFCGVGGNAIQFALTSKRVIAIDIDPEKLSLARNNAEVYGVADQIEFVCGDFMVLAADLQADVVFLSPPWGGPDYATAEIFDIQTMICPDGFEIFRLSKKITNNIVYFLPRNADIDQVASLAGPGGKVEIEQNFLNNKLKTITAYFGDLIRHDVS from the exons ATGGTGCCGGAGCCGCAGGGGCGGCTGGTGgcggagctgctgctgggggcgGGGGAAGCCCGCAGCATCCTTTGCCTCTGCTCCCGCGCCTTCGTCGA AGATCGAAAATTGTATAAACTGGGATTAAAAGGATTTTATGTCAAAGGTGACAATGACAGTACAG GGGAGGAGCAAGCATCTGAGGAGGAGAACCATTACCCCAATGGGACAACAAAAGGGGGTACAAACCATGCTCTCGACCCTGAAGAGGTTGAACTAGACTCGGAGGCTGAGCTTATGAAGAGCATGGGGTTGCCTCTTCAGTTCGGTGGGCAGTCAGCCCACAGGGACTCTGTG gcaacagaaaatcatagaaagagaaataacatgaaaattgtgaaaaagaaaaagaagaagaaaaatgagttcCAGCAAAAACATGAGGAGAAAATGGGCCAGGATCAAGCTTGTGGTGATTGTATCCAGTCTGTTTCTGCTGAACTGGCATTAGCTACAGAGCTgcatgaaaacagcagcaacCCTCAGGCTGTAAATGAAGGGAACTGTGAAAGTTCAGAAAGTCTTGCAAATGAGGCTTTACCCAGTGAACTTAAAGGAAAATGGGAGAAGTACTGGAGCGAGTATGGAGAGAGTCTTCTTTGGCAAGGTTGGCTGGAGAAGCATCAAGAGGTGTCATTGTCTGAGGCTGCAACAGCCTCTGAGCCTTGGAATAGTCCAGATACCAGGGAAGAGTGGGAGCAGCATTACAGTGAACTGTACTGGTATTATTTGGAACAGTTTAAATACTGGACAAGTCAAGGATGGACTACTGAGAGCTCACATGGTGACAACGTGGAAGTTAATGGGGTTACCCAGGAGACAGGTTTTTTGGGAAAAATGGATGTGGTTAGCCCAGGGGCTGAATGCAGTGAAGTCCTGAGCTTGGAGCTGTCTCCTCCTAAAATCAGAAGTGAGGACACTCTCCCTGTGAGTGCTGAGCCCCACAGTGAAATAATCTCTGGGATTTGTAGTTTAAGTTTGAATTTGGAGGAagtggagcagagcagtgcagctCTAACTGTAGCCCACCAAGGTCTTCAAGAGCATGGTTCATCTGACAGTGAAAGCCAGAAGGAGCCCTGTGATGGAGGAACCAGGAAGAGGAGTGCAtcttgtgaaaataaaagtattaacCAGTCAG GTTCACAGGGGTCATGTAGCTTGAAATCAAACGACAAGGAGCAGTTGCTGCTTCACAACCaagatgaagatgaggatgaagaGCCTCCTGAATACAGACATACCAAAGTCAAAAGAAG CCATGAACTGGATGTGGATGAGAATCCAGTGGAAGATCCTGAGGAAACTTGCTCTGTTTTGGGTTTCAAGTGTGGCACAGGACAAAA GTATGGTGGAATTCCTGATTTCACCCACCGGACTGTCCAGTacttggagaaaaaagcaaaactcagGTCCAAATTCTTGGATATGCGTAAACCAAGAAAGAGCAAAAACACACACATCTTCTTTACAGAGGAATCTGAAATgtcttgcaaaaaaaataaaactttgaaaaag GTGGAAGCATTCCTGAAGCAGGTTAATAAGCCTGAGGAGGAGGCCACATCCCAGACAGCTTCCCTTGAGGGTAAAGTGGAGGCATCATCATCGGGAAGCAGCGACTTAGAGGATCAAGAAAGCATTGCTGCCTCACAGGTGGCAGCAGTGaatgctgaaaatgaaaacccATCATCTTCCAGCATGGCTGGTTGTGAGCCTGGAAGGAGTAACGTCGAGGAGGAAGCTCAGGGTGTGGCAACGAGTGGCTGTGATGGTCTGGATGATGGGAGGAAGGAGCACAGCTTTGGGAGGCAGCTGGTCCCTCTGGATATTCCTGATTATCTCCAGGCAGAGACAGAGGATGTCAGCCAAG TTGcagatgaaaaaattattgcaaagaagaaggagaaaaaaaagaggagaaggaaaaaaaatgcactgggAACTATACCTGCTGAGATTGCTGCTGATCCAGAGCTGGCCAAGTACTGGGCACAGCGTTACCGACTGTTCTCTCGGTTTGATGAGGGAATTAAATTAGACAGAG AGGGCTGGTTTTCTGTTACTCCTGAGAAAATAGCTGAGCACATTGCTGTCCGTGTCAGCCAGTCGTTCAACTGCGATATCATAGTGGACGCGTTCTGTGGGGTTGGGGGAAATGCCATTCAGTTTGCATTGACCTCAAAAAGAG TGATTGCTATTGATATTGATCCCGAGAAGCTCAGTCTTGCCCGCAACAACGCCGAGGTGTACGGCGTGGCGGATCAGATAGAATTCGTGTGTGGAGATTTCATGGTGCTGGCTGCTGACCTCCAAGCTGATGTTGTGTTCCTCAGCCCACCCTGGGGAGGGCCTGACTATGCCACTGCTGAAATCTTCGATATCCAAACCATGATTTGCCCAGATGG ATTTGAAATTTTCAGGCTCTCCAAGAAGATCACCAACAACATTGTGTATTTTCTACCTCGGAACGCTGACATTGATCAG